ATGCGGCGAGGCCGGGATGTACTTTGATCCGCCTGACGTCAAAAGCATGGCTGAAACAATAAGTAAAATTTTCGACAACAATGCCCTTCGCCTGGACTTGATCGCAAAGGGACTGGAACGATCCGAGCTGTTCGGTTTTGAGAAAACGGCAGAACGATTGTCCGTTCTGTTCGAAAAAGTACTGCATGACAGCAGGCTGAAGACATGAAAGTGATCATCGTTAAATTCATGTCCCTGGGCGATATGGTAATGTCCACGGTCGGTCTTCAAATGATCAGAAATGCCTTTCCCGACAGCGAGATCACCTTGTTGACCCTTGATTCTTCCGAACCAATCTTAAGGCATGATCCTGCTGTCAACAAATTCATCATCGAGCCCACCAATGTCTTTTGGCCCCGGAAAAAACTTGACCGGATCTTGCCGGCCATATTGAAATGGCGGAGCCAGAGATACGATCTGGCTGTTTCGTTTCATGCCGGCCGTGGCCCCAATATGCTGGTGAGTGCCCTGAACGCCAAGGATCACATCCTTCCTGGTCATGGTTCCCTTACGGCAATCGTCAGTTCCAATAAGGATTCATTTTCCCCCGGTATGAATCACTATACCGAAGTTTACCCTGCCATAGCACGCAAAGCCATTGAACAAGAGGGAGGGGACGCCACCGGAGAGATACCTAGGCCGAGGGTGGTATTTTTACCCGAAGAAATACGGAGTATGGACGAATTGCTGGACAAACACAAGCTTGCCCGGAATAATTATGTCGCCATATTCCCCGGGGGGGGCTATAATCCCGGCAACCAGATAACTGCGAAACGTTATCCCCAAATGGGGGCGGCTCTTAAAATGTTCATCCGCCTTGCCACGGACGCCCATATTGTCCTGTTGGGCGCAAATTCTGACCAAGGAACGGTCAGCCAAATAAAGGAATCTCTGGGCCAGGGCCGGGTGGTTGATCTGACCGGAAAAACAACGGTCAGACAGTTCGCAGCGGTCATTCAGGCATCAAGAATGCTGCTGACAAATGACTCCAGCGCTCTTCATATCGCACAGGCGGTGTCCACGCCTACCGTCGCAGTATTCGGTCCCACCAATCCCTTGGAGTTCGTTGACCCCCGCGCGCCGGTGGCCGTTTTCTCGCCTACAAATGCGGTCCCGATATTTTCCGGCAAATACCATGGTGAAGACCTTGCGGCCTCGAGAACCTTTGACGAGATAGACCCGGTGTTAGTCGCGGAAGCAATGAAAAATATATGGTGTCAACATTAACTATTGAGACTAGATCATGAAAATCCTTCTTCTCAACCCGCCCTTTTTGAACCGGTTCTCCCGCGAACAACGCAGCCCGGCAGTGACCAAAAGCGGAACCCTGTACTACCCCATGTGGTTATGCTATGCCGCCGGGTATCTGGAGCAACAAGGCCACCAGGTGGTGCTAATTGATAGCCCGGCTGACAGCCTGCAGTGGCCCGAGATAGAATCCCGCATCACCGTATTTGCCCCCGAGATGGTCGTCCTCGACACCAGCACTCCCAGCATCTACAACGACGTCGAGGTGGGCGCCAAGATCAAGGCGGTGGTGCCCAAATCGATGGTGGTGCTGGTCGGCCCCCACGTATCAGCCTTGCCGGAAGAGACCCTGAAGATCAATCCCGCCATCGATGCGGTGGCCATCCGGGAGTACGAACATACCCTGGCTGAGCTGGCAGAAGTGATCGGGCAAAGAGGTGATCCGACCACCGTTAAGGGACTGGCCTTTAGAAAAGGTGAAAAGATATTCGTTGCTCCCCAGAGGCCATTGGCTGAAGATCTGGATTCGCTGCCCTTCGTCAGCGCCGCCTATCTTAAACACCTTGACCATCGCCACTACTTTTACGGGCATAGCGAATACCCGATAGTGA
This genomic stretch from bacterium harbors:
- a CDS encoding glycosyltransferase family 1 protein; translated protein: CGEAGMYFDPPDVKSMAETISKIFDNNALRLDLIAKGLERSELFGFEKTAERLSVLFEKVLHDSRLKT
- a CDS encoding glycosyltransferase family 9 protein, producing MKVIIVKFMSLGDMVMSTVGLQMIRNAFPDSEITLLTLDSSEPILRHDPAVNKFIIEPTNVFWPRKKLDRILPAILKWRSQRYDLAVSFHAGRGPNMLVSALNAKDHILPGHGSLTAIVSSNKDSFSPGMNHYTEVYPAIARKAIEQEGGDATGEIPRPRVVFLPEEIRSMDELLDKHKLARNNYVAIFPGGGYNPGNQITAKRYPQMGAALKMFIRLATDAHIVLLGANSDQGTVSQIKESLGQGRVVDLTGKTTVRQFAAVIQASRMLLTNDSSALHIAQAVSTPTVAVFGPTNPLEFVDPRAPVAVFSPTNAVPIFSGKYHGEDLAASRTFDEIDPVLVAEAMKNIWCQH